A single window of Achromobacter xylosoxidans DNA harbors:
- the dld gene encoding D-lactate dehydrogenase — translation MNPDNQRLLDELRGIVGTAHVLTDPQHTQRFRTGFRFGFGSAIAVARPGSLLEQWRLVQACVAHDKIVIMQAANTGLTGGSTPDGNDYDREIVIISTLRMKKIQLIRDGRQVICFPGATLDQLEKALKPLGREPHSVIGSSCIGASVFGGICNNSGGSLVQRGPAFTEMAVFAQLGQDGKLSLVNHLGISLGETPEEILRRLDDGTYRPDDIRDGGRGSDQDYARHVRDVDADSPARFNADPKRLYEASGSAGKLILFAVRLDTFPAETQTDVFYIGTNDPSELTDIRRYLLTALPALPIAGEYMHRDAFDIADVYGKDTFLAIRRLGTARLPTFFALKARVDNFCARFSFLPRNMSDRLLQFFSGRCGDHLPARLRDFRARYEHYLMIKVSRKLKEPLQVFLDSYFKKASGAYFLCTPQEGASAFLLRFAAAGAAVRYRAMHPDAVQDIVALDIALKRNDRDWLEVLPAEMETAMVAKLYYGHFLCHVFHQDYIARKGVDCLELEHRMWKLLDARGAQYPAEHNVGHLYRAGPELRNFYRALDPCNQFNPGVGQLSKRKNWL, via the coding sequence ATGAATCCCGATAACCAGCGCCTGCTTGACGAATTGCGTGGCATTGTAGGCACCGCCCATGTCTTGACCGACCCGCAGCATACGCAACGGTTTCGGACAGGGTTCCGCTTCGGCTTCGGATCGGCGATCGCGGTCGCGCGCCCGGGTAGCCTGCTGGAGCAATGGCGCCTGGTCCAGGCTTGCGTGGCGCATGACAAGATCGTGATCATGCAGGCGGCCAATACCGGGTTGACCGGGGGTTCCACCCCGGATGGCAATGACTACGATCGGGAGATCGTGATCATCAGCACGTTGCGCATGAAGAAAATACAGCTGATCCGCGATGGGCGCCAGGTGATCTGCTTTCCCGGCGCAACCTTGGATCAGCTGGAGAAGGCGCTCAAACCGCTGGGACGCGAACCACACTCGGTCATCGGGTCCTCATGCATTGGCGCTTCGGTGTTCGGCGGGATTTGCAATAATTCCGGTGGATCGTTGGTTCAGCGAGGTCCCGCCTTTACCGAAATGGCCGTGTTCGCGCAATTGGGGCAGGACGGCAAGCTATCCCTGGTCAACCACTTGGGCATCTCGTTGGGCGAAACCCCGGAGGAGATCCTGCGGCGTCTGGACGACGGGACCTATCGTCCCGATGACATCCGCGACGGTGGGCGAGGGTCCGACCAGGATTATGCACGGCACGTGCGCGACGTCGACGCGGACTCGCCGGCGCGATTCAACGCGGACCCGAAACGGTTGTACGAGGCTTCAGGGAGCGCCGGAAAACTGATTCTCTTTGCCGTGCGCCTGGACACGTTTCCGGCGGAGACACAGACCGACGTTTTCTATATCGGGACGAACGATCCCTCGGAACTGACGGATATTCGACGATACCTTTTGACGGCCCTGCCGGCATTGCCCATTGCAGGGGAATACATGCACAGGGACGCGTTCGATATCGCCGACGTCTACGGCAAGGACACCTTCCTGGCCATCCGCAGGCTGGGCACCGCAAGGCTTCCGACCTTTTTCGCATTGAAGGCACGCGTGGACAATTTCTGCGCGAGATTCTCGTTCCTTCCCAGGAACATGAGCGACCGGCTATTGCAGTTCTTCAGCGGACGCTGTGGCGATCACCTGCCCGCCCGCCTGCGCGACTTTCGCGCCCGGTATGAGCACTATCTGATGATCAAGGTGTCGAGAAAGTTGAAGGAGCCGCTTCAGGTTTTCCTGGATTCCTATTTCAAGAAGGCCAGCGGCGCGTATTTCCTGTGCACCCCGCAAGAGGGCGCTTCGGCTTTCCTGCTGCGATTCGCGGCGGCGGGGGCCGCCGTCCGCTACCGCGCCATGCATCCGGACGCGGTGCAGGACATCGTCGCGCTCGATATTGCCTTGAAGCGCAATGACCGGGACTGGCTGGAAGTCCTTCCCGCGGAAATGGAGACCGCCATGGTGGCCAAGCTCTATTACGGGCACTTTCTCTGCCATGTCTTCCACCAGGACTACATCGCGAGAAAGGGCGTGGACTGCCTGGAACTGGAACACCGTATGTGGAAGCTGCTGGACGCCCGTGGCGCGCAATATCCCGCCGAACACAACGTTGGACATCTGTATCGCGCCGGCCCGGAGCTCCGAAATTTCTATCGGGCCCTGGATCCGTGCAATCAATTCAATCCGGGGGTCGGACAGCTTTCAAAGCGCAAGAACTGGTTGTGA